In one window of Saccharomyces paradoxus chromosome VII, complete sequence DNA:
- a CDS encoding fungal specific transcription factor domain-containing protein, protein MTAPVVCKKVPKNLIDQCLRLYHDNLYVIWPMLCYDDLHKLLDEKYDDCYAYWFLVSLSAATLSDLQAEIKSEEGVSFTGRQLCSLCMLSRQFFDDLSNSDIFRIMTYYCLHRCYAQFADTRTSYRLSCEAVGLIKIAGFHREETYEFLPFSEQQLRRKVYYLLLMTERYYAVYIKCVTSLDATIAPPLPEIVTDPRLSLDSFLEVIRVFTVPGKCFYDALATNCANDSCTEDSLKRIWNELHTTSLDIEPWSYGYIDFLFSRHWVRTLAWKLVLQMKGMRMNFLSNTSNTHIPVEIARDMLGDTFLTPKNLYDVHGPGIPMKALEIANALVDVVNKYDHNMKLDAWNVLYDVSKFVFSLKHCNNKMIDRFSTKCQGALITLPISKPLQLNDKSKDEDDIIP, encoded by the coding sequence atgACAGCTCCGGTGGTGTGTAAGAAGGTTCCAAAAAATCTGATTGATCAGTGTTTGAGGCTGTATCACGATAACTTATACGTAATCTGGCCTATGCTCTGCTACGATGATCTTCACAAACTTCTAGacgaaaaatatgatgacTGCTACGCCTACTGGTTTTTGGTTTCCCTTTCGGCAGCCACACTCAGCGATTTGCAAGCTGAAATTAAGTCGGAAGAAGGAGTTTCCTTCACTGGAAGGCAGTTATGTTCACTCTGCATGTTATCACGACAATTCTTTGACGATCTTAGTAACAGTGACATATTCCGAATTATGACTTATTACTGTTTGCATCGTTGTTATGCACAGTTTGCTGATACGAGAACTTCATACAGACTTTCTTGTGAGGCTGTAGGCCTCATCAAGATAGCCGGATTCCACCGGGAGGAAACCTATGAATTTCTTCCGTTTAGTGAGCAGCAACTCAGAAGAAAGGTTTATTATTTGCTTCTCATGACAGAGAGATACTATGCCGTATATATTAAGTGCGTCACAAGTCTGGATGCGACAATAGCGCCACCGCTACCTGAGATTGTAACAGACCCTCGGCTTTCTCTGGATAGCTTCCTTGAGGTGATTAGGGTTTTCACTGTACCAGGAAAGTGTTTCTATGATGCTTTAGCTACTAACTGTGCCAATGATTCTTGTACCGAAGACTCtctaaaaagaatatggaATGAACTTCATACCACGTCACTTGATATAGAGCCATGGTCTTATGGATACATagactttttattttcccgGCATTGGGTTAGAACACTAGCATGGAAGCTGGTATTGCAAATGAAAGGTATGCggatgaattttctttcgaaTACTAGTAATACGCATATACCAGTCGAAATTGCTAGGGACATGTTGGGAGATACTTTTTTAACTCCGAAAAACCTGTATGATGTACACGGTCCTGGTATACCGATGAAGGCGCTAGAAATAGCCAATGCGTTGGTAGACGTTGTAAATAAGTATGATCACAACATGAAGCTGGACGCTTGGAATGTCCTGTACGATGTATCCaagtttgttttctctCTGAAACACTgcaataataaaatgatCGACAGGTTTTCAACGAAATGTCAAGGTGCTCTAATTACTTTACCCATTTCTAAACCTTTGCAATTAAATGATAAGTCcaaagatgaagacgatATAATCCCCTGA